Part of the Listeria innocua genome is shown below.
CTGGGAAATCCACCGTGGAGTTTAGCTTCAAAAACAACCTAGGCGGCACAGGCATCCTCGGTACACTGGCTGCAAATAAAATAATCCACGAGGCCGATTTAGTGATTGGAATTGGCACACGCTATACCGATTTCACAACGAGCTCCAAGACAGCCTTTAACCCAGCGACTAAATTTATCAATATCAACGTCAGCCGTATGCAAACATATAAACTAGATGCCTTCCAAGTGGTCGGTGATGCCAAAGCAACCCTAATCGAACTCACGCCACTTTTAAAAGGATACAAAACCCAATTTGGTGACAAGATTTCGACGTATAAAAAAGAATGGCTAAAAGAACGAACACGTCTACAACATACAAAATTCAATCGTGATAATTTCGCTCCAGAAATCAAAAATCAATTTGATCAAACAACTTTAAACGAATATGCCGATAGCTTACAGACGGAATTCACACAAACCGAAGCATTGATTACAATTAATGATACCGTGGCGCCAGATAGCATCGTAGTGTGTTCAGCTGGTTCACTTCCGGGCGACCTGCAACGACTGTGGAATCCCGCTGTACCAAACACGTATCACCTAGAATATGGCTACTCTTGCATGGGCTACGAAATAAATGGTGCTCTTGGTGCAAAAATGGCCGCAAGCGATAACCAAGAAGTATACTCTATCGTCGGTGATGGCAGTTTCTGCATGTCCCACTCTGAACTACTGACTTCCTTACAATACGGCAAAAAAATTAACATTATGCTCTTCGATAATTCCGGATTTGGCTGTATCAACAATCTTCAAATGGCAAATGGTAGTGAAAGTTTCTTCTGTGAATTCCGCGATAACAATAACCAAATTATGCAAGTCGATTACGCTAAAATTGCAGAAGGATACGGCGCAAAAGTCTATAAAGCCAACACAAAAGAAGACTTAGTCAACGCGTTAGAAGACGCCAAAAAACAAACCAAAACAACTTTAATCGACATGAAAGTGTTGCCTAAAACCATGTCAGAAGGCTACCTTAACTGGTGGAATGTAGGCGTTTCCGAAGTTTCAAATAAAGAGAGCATCACCCGAGCATACGAAGCGAAACAAATAAACCTGAAAAAAGCCCGACTATATTAAGCTAAACAAAAACAAGCCTGACTCAGAGGCTTGTTTTTGTTTGCCGTATCTAATAGCCGCGCCTTGCATCACAGCAGTTTTTCTTTATAATAAGAGTAACTGTAAGATTATGTTTTTTAGGAGGAAATAATATGGAAGCTTTTGCAGAATATCTAGCTGAGATTGAAAACCCGGAACACCGCGCACGAACACAAGAAGTTTTAACCTGGGTGGCGGAAACTTTTCCAAATCTAAAGCCAGAAATCAAATGGAATACACCAATGTTCACCAATAATGGTACGTTCATCATTGGATTCTCAATTGCAAAACAGCATATGAGTGTTTCCCCAGAAGTAGCTGGAATTGATCGTTTTGAAACGGAACTGAAAGAAGCTGGTTATAGTCATACGAAGGGAATTTTCCGGATTTTATGGAAGAAACCAGTAGATTTTGATTTACTAGCAAAAATAATCGAGTTTAATATTCAAGATAAAGCTAATTATAGTAGTTTTTGGCGCGTATAAGTAAATTATAGTTACTTTGTCGCGTAGCAAATCCGGATTTTTTATGACATAATAAATAAGCTAAAATGTATTTTAAAAAGAGTGGTGTAAAATGCGTATTTTTTGTGGAATTATGTCAATCCAAGCAGGCTTTATTGGTGCTCTTGCTGAACTACTAAGTCCTGACAGCAAAAAAAATAACTTGTTTATGATACCGGAAGATCTTGCGGCGTCATCGGGCTATCTAATGTCACTTGCGATGATTTTAGCAGGAATCCTCATTATTTGTGCTTATCGAAATGATTTTCTAATATTTATGGCACTAATTTTATGGCTATTTGGACTTGTTTTTGGACTGATTTTCACCCCTAGTTATTCTGGATTCTATTTCCGTCCAATCGTATGTTTAATAAGCTTCTTAATGGGCCTGTTTATTTTTACGGATTATACAAGACATCGAGATGTGAACGAAGAAAGGTGAGCGAAATGCCCACCTTTTTTTATTTTATATCCGTGCAGGTCGCGAAGTCCGAAACTGCAACCCAAGATCAATCAATGCACAAATCCAAATGCTTACAAAACTAACAAATAACGGTAAATTTGTATAAAGATTAAGGAAAAACAACCCAACGAGAAGCAATAATAAAAGCGCATCTTTCCAAAAAGAAAAGCTCACTTCCACCTTTTTGTGGGTTATAAAAACGAATTGTTTTGAGATGAAAAATAGTGCTACAGAGCCAAACAACATCAAAAGTAATACGTTTTTTTCTAAATGATCCTCAAACAATAAATGCAAATTCGCCGCAAGTAGCATAATGGAAATAATAATAAAGAAATGTCCATAAATTAAGTACTGCCCATATGTTTCTTTATGATGATCGATTATTTTTTCAAAGCTATGAAAGTAAGAGACGAAGAGTGTGCTGATAATTAAAAAGCCGAGAAAAGTATAGCTGATAGTGTATAAATCAAGCGTATGCCCCACCAAAATGGTAGTAATCGCGACGATGCTCTCACCAAATGTAATAATGACGAACAAACCAAATCGCTCTGCCAAATGCGGGAAATCAACGGGAACTTTCCGTAATGTTTTTGCTAAGAATAACGGTAAAATAATATCAACTGCGATACCTAGATACATTACTAAATAACGAATAAAGCCATCAAAGAAAACCGAAGTAGCTGTCGTGAAAACCCCAAGCAGAAACACACTTCCTAGTATAATCGCCACCTTGCGCGCGTTTCCACTTAGCTGTCTACTAATAACAAAATACTGAATAACCGTAATAAATCGAATGCCTAAATAACCAATTAAAAAAGTATAGTACGTATTTGAAAAAGTTAAATCAAAGCTCGCCGTCATCAAAATCAAGAAAAACATTTGCGGCAACATATAAAGTTCAGGTAATTTTATCTTTTCACCAAAACGGTTGAAAAACATCGTCTGCCCCACCCATGCCCAAAACATCGGCGTTACCATCAGTAAATATTCGCCAAAATAAACAGCTGTTTTATCGGGATGATTATCAACACTAAGTAAAAGATGGGTCGTGGAAGCAACCGCGGTAACAAATATTAAATCAAAAAATAATTCTAGCCAAGAAACTTTTCTTTCAGTCATTATTTCACCCCATTAAATGCTCTTTTTTTAAAATTATACCACGCGGAAAGCTATTCTTATTTACTTTTGACAGTGGCTTGTCGAGAAAAGTATAATGGAGGAACAAATTACTAGGACGGGAGAGAGCAAAATGGTGAAAACTTGGGATGAATTTTTAGAGCAAGAAGCCAAACAGCCTTATTTTATAGAATTGATGAAAGCTGTGAGTGAAGCGAGAGAAGAAGGAAATGTTTATCCATCAGAGGAAGATATGTTTTCGTGTTTCCGCTTATGCCCTTATGATAAAGTCAAAGTTGTCATCCTTGGTCAAGACCCTTATCATGGCCCAGGTCAGGCACATGGCTTAAGTTTTTCTGTGCAAAAAGACGTTCGAATCCCGCCAAGCCTTCGAAATATTTACAAGGAACTAAAAAGCGACTTGGATATTGATCCAGCTAATCACGGTTATCTTGCTAAATGGGCGGAACAGGGAGTTTTACTAATGAACACAAGCTGGAGTGTGGAGGAAGGGAAAGCCGGAAGCCACAAAAAATTAGGTTGGGCGACATTTACCAATCACGTTTTAGAAGAATTAAATAATTACGATAAGCCGCTCGTCTTTATTTTATGGGGAAATCACGCTATAAAAGCTGCAAGTGGTATCACTAATCCAAAACATTTACTGATTAAAGGAGTACATCCATCACCCCTTGCCGCAAGTCGTGGCTTTTTCGGAAGTAGACCATTTTCAAAAACTAATGAGTTCTTAAAAGAGAATAATAGAACGCCAATTGATTGGGATTTAAATAGTAAATAATAGCAACATTTTGTCGTTTTTTCTTCCTATTATAAATTTTTCTTTAAAAGTGAAAAAATTTACAGAATAATTGCTAAAAGTTTTTTACATAAAGTTTCTTTCATGTTATGGTTATTACAGGAGATAGTTAAAACTTAAAAAAGTTCCTAAAGAAGGTGACTGGTTTGAAGCATAATTTTACAGAAGATGACTTTGTTTATGGAGAATCATGGGGACTCGTGCATCGGGGGGTTTTAGAGGACAAAGAAATAGAAAGAATGAAAGCGCTACGAGACAAAGTAGTGGGCAAAAAAGGTGTAGCACAAACGACACTTAAACCGATTGGCAGTGTCAGAATAGACGGAGAAGTCTATGAAGCTCGCTTGAAAACAGGTTATTTGGAAGTTGGAAAACCAATAATTGCAGTAGGTATCGATTTCGGATACGTACTAGTTAATGAAGATATACAGGAGGGAGAAAAATGACAATGATTGGACCAATTATTATCGCAGTATTGATTATCATCTTTTTAATCGTCTTTTTTACTTTAGTACCAGTGGGGTTATGGATTAGTGCATTATCCGCACGTGTACCAGTAGGACTAGGAACATTAATCGGGATGAGATTACGTCGGGTTGTACCTTCTCGCGTTGTAAAACCGTTAATTAAAGCAGTAAAAGCAGGACTTGATTTAGAAGTAAACCAACTTGAAAGTCACTATTTAGCAGGTGGGGACGTGGATAACACAGTTGATGCGTTAATCGCCGCACACCGCGCAAATATTGAATTAGATTTTAGCCGTGCAGCAGCCATTGACCTTGCTGGACGTGACGTACTTGAAGCAGTACAAACTTCTGTAACACCAAAAGTTATCCGTACACCTGAATTTACTGGTGTGGCGCAAAATGGGGTAGAAGTAAAAGTTATTACACAAATTACCGTACAATCTAATATTGAACGTATCGTCGGTGGTGCGGGTGAAGATACAGTTATCGCGCGTGTCGGTGAAGCTGTAGTATCTACAGTCGGTGAAACGAGAGAACATACAGACGTACTTGAAAATCCAAACAGCATTTCGAAAAAAGTCCAAGAACAAGGACTTGGAGACGGAACTGCATACACAATTTTATCTATTGATATTGCTGAGATGCGTATCGGTGACAACATTAAAGCAAAACTAGACATCGAAAAAGCCAACGCGGACATGGAAGTTGCTCAAGCAGCTGCATCGAAACGTAAAGCTGAAGCGATTGCCCTAGAACAAGAAAACAGAGCTGCCGTAGTAGCCGCAGAAGCAGAAGTACCACGTGCTCTTTCTCGCGCTTTAGAAGAAGGCAACTTAGGCGTAATGGATTACTACAAAATGGAAAATGTACAATCAGATACAGCAATGCGCGAATCGATTGCACACGAAGACGAAAAATAAACCTTGATCTTTTGCAAGAAAGAAGGTGTTTTCATTGGATTTAAATGATTTTCTAAATAGTGGCTGGGAAGGTGTTTTAGTTATCCTTGGGGTGATTGGCGTTATTGTAAATCTCCTTAGTAAATCGGGCAAGGCAGCTGACAGCGAAAAAAAAGAACCATCCAAGCTAAGCCAAATGTCGCGTGCGAACTACAAACCGCAACATCATAACCAAACCACTAAAAAACCACAAAAACGAAAAGTATCACAAGGAACTTTTACACAAAATAAAGAACAAGACAAAGTTATCGCGGAACAAAAAGCCGCACAAGAGAAAATGTTAAGAGAAATCCGCCGGGAATCCGACGTGGCC
Proteins encoded:
- the iolD gene encoding 3D-(3,5/4)-trihydroxycyclohexane-1,2-dione acylhydrolase (decyclizing), whose protein sequence is MTEKTIRLTTAQALVKFLNQQYIEVDGESAPFVDGIFTLFGHGNVVGIGQALEENPGHLKVYQGKNEQGMAHAAIAYAKQKNRKRIYACSTSAGPGSANLITAAGTAFANNLPVLFLPADTFATRQPDPVLQQLEHESSTAITTNDGFQAVSKYFDRVQRPEQLMSALIRAFEVMTNPVSAGPATICIAQDTEGEAFDYPVTFFQKRIHYLNRQIPTKRELTEAAKLIKASQTPVIIVGGGARYSDARKELIALSEQNDIPLVETHAGKSTVEFSFKNNLGGTGILGTLAANKIIHEADLVIGIGTRYTDFTTSSKTAFNPATKFININVSRMQTYKLDAFQVVGDAKATLIELTPLLKGYKTQFGDKISTYKKEWLKERTRLQHTKFNRDNFAPEIKNQFDQTTLNEYADSLQTEFTQTEALITINDTVAPDSIVVCSAGSLPGDLQRLWNPAVPNTYHLEYGYSCMGYEINGALGAKMAASDNQEVYSIVGDGSFCMSHSELLTSLQYGKKINIMLFDNSGFGCINNLQMANGSESFFCEFRDNNNQIMQVDYAKIAEGYGAKVYKANTKEDLVNALEDAKKQTKTTLIDMKVLPKTMSEGYLNWWNVGVSEVSNKESITRAYEAKQINLKKARLY
- a CDS encoding iron chaperone, producing the protein MEAFAEYLAEIENPEHRARTQEVLTWVAETFPNLKPEIKWNTPMFTNNGTFIIGFSIAKQHMSVSPEVAGIDRFETELKEAGYSHTKGIFRILWKKPVDFDLLAKIIEFNIQDKANYSSFWRV
- a CDS encoding low temperature requirement protein A; translated protein: MTERKVSWLELFFDLIFVTAVASTTHLLLSVDNHPDKTAVYFGEYLLMVTPMFWAWVGQTMFFNRFGEKIKLPELYMLPQMFFLILMTASFDLTFSNTYYTFLIGYLGIRFITVIQYFVISRQLSGNARKVAIILGSVFLLGVFTTATSVFFDGFIRYLVMYLGIAVDIILPLFLAKTLRKVPVDFPHLAERFGLFVIITFGESIVAITTILVGHTLDLYTISYTFLGFLIISTLFVSYFHSFEKIIDHHKETYGQYLIYGHFFIIISIMLLAANLHLLFEDHLEKNVLLLMLFGSVALFFISKQFVFITHKKVEVSFSFWKDALLLLLLVGLFFLNLYTNLPLFVSFVSIWICALIDLGLQFRTSRPARI
- a CDS encoding uracil-DNA glycosylase, with product MVKTWDEFLEQEAKQPYFIELMKAVSEAREEGNVYPSEEDMFSCFRLCPYDKVKVVILGQDPYHGPGQAHGLSFSVQKDVRIPPSLRNIYKELKSDLDIDPANHGYLAKWAEQGVLLMNTSWSVEEGKAGSHKKLGWATFTNHVLEELNNYDKPLVFILWGNHAIKAASGITNPKHLLIKGVHPSPLAASRGFFGSRPFSKTNEFLKENNRTPIDWDLNSK
- a CDS encoding NfeD family protein — translated: MKHNFTEDDFVYGESWGLVHRGVLEDKEIERMKALRDKVVGKKGVAQTTLKPIGSVRIDGEVYEARLKTGYLEVGKPIIAVGIDFGYVLVNEDIQEGEK
- the floA gene encoding flotillin-like protein FloA (flotillin-like protein involved in membrane lipid rafts) encodes the protein MTMIGPIIIAVLIIIFLIVFFTLVPVGLWISALSARVPVGLGTLIGMRLRRVVPSRVVKPLIKAVKAGLDLEVNQLESHYLAGGDVDNTVDALIAAHRANIELDFSRAAAIDLAGRDVLEAVQTSVTPKVIRTPEFTGVAQNGVEVKVITQITVQSNIERIVGGAGEDTVIARVGEAVVSTVGETREHTDVLENPNSISKKVQEQGLGDGTAYTILSIDIAEMRIGDNIKAKLDIEKANADMEVAQAAASKRKAEAIALEQENRAAVVAAEAEVPRALSRALEEGNLGVMDYYKMENVQSDTAMRESIAHEDEK